The following proteins are co-located in the Longimicrobiaceae bacterium genome:
- a CDS encoding DUF3108 domain-containing protein — MPSRFVRAAGLVPLAAALLGAGTFSAARAGTASAPRRAAVQTVPAALPFGPGERSTYQVKLAGVSVGRGTLEVTGVEVVDGNNTLHARMTINGGVPLARVDDKYETWFDRDELFSRRFKQDIHEVRYRRNRSYDFSPERRTWRRENGETGPLATDKPLDDLSFLFYARTLTFSVGDTFTLNRYFRESGNPVTLRVVRRETVKVPAGTYKTIVVRPTIHTNGLFGQGGQAEVYFTDDARHIVVMVKSRVPVVGSLTMQLQTYTPGH; from the coding sequence ATGCCAAGCAGATTCGTTCGTGCCGCGGGGCTGGTCCCGCTCGCGGCGGCGCTCCTGGGCGCGGGTACGTTCTCCGCCGCCCGTGCCGGAACCGCCTCGGCCCCGCGCCGGGCGGCCGTGCAGACCGTTCCTGCGGCCCTGCCGTTCGGGCCCGGCGAGCGGTCCACGTACCAGGTGAAGCTGGCCGGCGTGAGCGTGGGCCGCGGCACGCTGGAGGTGACGGGCGTGGAGGTGGTGGACGGCAACAACACGCTGCACGCCCGCATGACCATCAACGGCGGCGTGCCGCTGGCGCGCGTGGACGACAAGTACGAGACGTGGTTCGACCGCGACGAGCTGTTCTCGCGCCGCTTCAAGCAGGACATCCACGAGGTGCGCTACCGCCGCAACCGCTCGTACGACTTCTCGCCCGAGCGCAGGACGTGGCGCCGCGAGAACGGCGAGACGGGGCCGCTGGCGACCGACAAGCCGCTGGACGACCTGTCGTTCCTCTTCTACGCCCGCACGCTCACCTTCAGCGTGGGCGACACCTTCACGCTCAACCGCTACTTCCGCGAGAGCGGCAACCCCGTGACGCTGCGGGTGGTGCGGCGCGAGACGGTAAAGGTGCCGGCGGGCACGTACAAGACCATCGTGGTGCGCCCCACCATCCACACCAACGGCCTCTTCGGCCAGGGCGGCCAGGCCGAGGTGTACTTCACCGACGACGCGCGCCACATCGTGGTGATGGTGAAGAGCCGCGTTCCCGTGGTGGGCTCGCTCACCATGCAGCTCCAGACGTACACGCCGGGCCACTGA
- a CDS encoding glycosyltransferase family 2 protein, with translation MIYICIPALDEARTVGILVWKIRRVMAEFPRDYHVLVLDDGSRDETQEVLAPYTRVLPLTVLRSERTLGYAGALERLLREAASRSTHPKRDVAVVLQADFTESPEDIPALIKRMEGGADVVASNAVPVGETTRALRWSRRGLPWLLGRKALPAGIRDPLSGFRAYRISVLRRALQERGDKPLLTRGGWAANAELLLAVAPHARRAEEAEVTVRYDRRERATRFQPWATVREMWDLARVTPRRAPVPAAAAPAAPPAGSAPAPQPAKSAPAAKAPQAPAADAPSDDGAAETQGTEAAPRPRSRGRGRRPRRSPNKTDTKED, from the coding sequence GTGATCTACATCTGCATTCCCGCGCTGGACGAGGCGCGCACGGTGGGCATCCTGGTGTGGAAGATCCGGCGCGTGATGGCCGAGTTCCCCCGCGACTACCACGTGCTGGTGCTGGACGACGGCTCCCGCGATGAGACGCAGGAGGTGCTGGCGCCGTACACGCGCGTGCTGCCGCTCACCGTGCTGCGCAGCGAGCGCACGCTGGGCTACGCGGGCGCGCTGGAGCGTCTTCTCCGCGAGGCGGCTTCCCGATCGACACATCCGAAGCGCGACGTGGCGGTGGTGCTCCAGGCGGACTTCACCGAATCTCCCGAAGACATCCCCGCGCTGATCAAGCGGATGGAGGGCGGGGCCGACGTAGTCGCGTCCAACGCGGTGCCGGTGGGAGAGACGACGCGGGCGCTGCGCTGGTCGCGGCGCGGGCTGCCGTGGCTGCTGGGGCGCAAGGCGCTGCCGGCGGGGATCCGCGACCCGCTGTCGGGCTTCCGCGCGTACCGCATCTCCGTGCTGCGCCGCGCGCTGCAGGAGCGGGGCGACAAGCCGCTGCTCACGCGCGGCGGCTGGGCCGCCAACGCCGAGCTGCTGCTGGCGGTAGCTCCCCATGCGCGCCGCGCCGAGGAGGCCGAGGTGACGGTGCGCTACGACCGCCGCGAGCGGGCCACACGCTTCCAGCCGTGGGCCACCGTACGGGAGATGTGGGACCTGGCGCGCGTGACGCCGCGCCGCGCCCCCGTCCCCGCAGCGGCGGCCCCGGCGGCTCCGCCTGCGGGATCGGCACCGGCGCCGCAGCCGGCGAAGTCCGCGCCCGCCGCGAAGGCTCCCCAGGCGCCCGCCGCCGATGCTCCGTCGGACGACGGCGCGGCGGAGACGCAGGGCACCGAGGCCGCGCCGCGGCCGCGGAGCAGGGGACGGGGGCGCAGGCCCCGGAGGTCCCCCAACAAGACCGATACGAAGGAAGATTAG